The Gammaproteobacteria bacterium genome segment GCAGGGTGATGTCGCCAGCCTGGCTGGTAAGGTTGATGTTGCAATAATTGGCGCACCTTACTGGAAGAATAGTGACTCAGAAAAGCAAGCCAATGAGCAAGGGCATGCATTATTTATCACAAAGAAATATCTAGACCATGGAATGAGTTTTTTGGATACCCTGGCTGGTCGTTTCTCGATTGTGATATTTGACCATGCTCGTAAACAATTAGTGCTGTGCATTGATAGGATCGGCCAGCAACATCTTTATTATGCACAGACAGATAACGGTGTGGTATTTGCCTCGCGTGCTGATGCAGTGGTAAACCATCCCTCGGTGACTAAAAAAATAAGTCACCAGGGTATCTATAATTATTTCTATTTCCATGCCATGCCAAGCCCTGGGACTATCTTTGAAGGTGTCAATAAACTTGAAAATGGCCAGTATCTGATTTTCCAAGATGGTAATAAACATAGCCACCGTTACTGGGAGCCAATGTTTTCAGAGCAGCAGCAAGGAACAATCGAAGCTCTGACAGAGGAAATGCTACCGATCATTGAGCGCGCTGTTTCGCGATCAATACCGAGTAACTCGTCCCCTCATTCAACTGGTGCGTTTCTGAGTGGCGGGCTAGATAGCTCGACGGTATCTGGCATTTTATCTAAAGTAACTTGTGGCCAGGCTCGTACCTTCTCGATTGGTTTTGACGCGAAAGGTTATGACGAGATGTCATATGCCCGTATCGCCTCACGTCACTTTAAAACCCAGCAGCATGAATATTATGTGACTCCGGAAGATGTCGTGGCGGAAGTAAAAAATATCGCGAAATATTTGGATGAACCCTTTGGTAACTCCTCGGCATTGCCAGCCTATTTCTGCGCAAGGATGGCCAAAGAACAGGGCGTTGAGCGGTTGCTGGCGGGTGATGGCGGCGATGAAATATTTGCCGGTAATGAACGCTATGCAAAACAGGGTGTTTTTGAATCGTATACAAAAGTGCCGGCAATGTTTCGCAGCTTACTACTGGAGCCATTGTTTTTCCATAATCCCATAACGCAACATATTCCAGGGTTGATGAAAATTCACAGTTACATCCGGCAAGCAAAAATTCCATTGCCGGATCGTCTGGAAACCTATAATTATTTGCATAGACATGCGGCATCTGAAATATTTTCGGAAGAATTTCTTGATGGCATAGATCATCAGCAGCCAATAAAAACACTGCGTGATAGTTATCAACAGCCAAATGATGCGACGGCTCTTAATCGCATGTTATGGATGGATTGGAAAAAAACATTGCACGACAATGATCTGGTGAAGGTCAATCGTATGTGTGAGCTGGCTGGGGTAGGAGTCGATTATCCTTTACTAGATGACGAATTGATTGATTTTTCATGCCGCATCCCTTCGAGTATGAAAATAAATAATGGAAAACTCCGTTGGTTTTATAAAGAGGCGGTAAGTGGTTTTCTCCCTCAGGAAATAATCGAGAAAACCAAACAGGGCTTTGGTTTGCCATTTGGCGTATGGACAAGCGAGCACGCGGGGTTGAGGAGCCTAGCTTATTCATCATTAGAATCGATAAAGAAACGAGGAATCTTTAAAGTATCATTTATTGAGCAAACAATTCAGATGCACAAAGGTGTTCATGCAAAATTTTACGGAGAACTCGTTTGGATATTAATGATGCTAGAATTTTGGCTTGACGAGCATGGGAAGTGACACTAGTAACAATATGGATTGAAGTCAGCAGACAGAGAGAAGATAGTGAATTACCTGACCTTATATATTTAATGGATTATTGAAATGCTAATTAAATCTATTCATCATATTTTACAGGCTGTCATCTTGGTCGTGTTTATAATTCCAGGCAATGTTTATTCTGCCGATAGCGCTTTGTGTGGGGATATCATTGTAACTCCAGCTCGAGATGGCGGTGGTCCCTGGGATTATAGAGATCCGATCAACAGAAGGCCGAGTCAGGACGCAACCAATAAAGGTGGTCGCCTGCAGTTGGTGGAAGGAGCGCATT includes the following:
- a CDS encoding asparagine synthase-related protein, whose amino-acid sequence is MTGNAFLCGWCAAGSVMPDVQAARSAMLSCFSSWQASWFESEHLNIAAQGDVASLAGKVDVAIIGAPYWKNSDSEKQANEQGHALFITKKYLDHGMSFLDTLAGRFSIVIFDHARKQLVLCIDRIGQQHLYYAQTDNGVVFASRADAVVNHPSVTKKISHQGIYNYFYFHAMPSPGTIFEGVNKLENGQYLIFQDGNKHSHRYWEPMFSEQQQGTIEALTEEMLPIIERAVSRSIPSNSSPHSTGAFLSGGLDSSTVSGILSKVTCGQARTFSIGFDAKGYDEMSYARIASRHFKTQQHEYYVTPEDVVAEVKNIAKYLDEPFGNSSALPAYFCARMAKEQGVERLLAGDGGDEIFAGNERYAKQGVFESYTKVPAMFRSLLLEPLFFHNPITQHIPGLMKIHSYIRQAKIPLPDRLETYNYLHRHAASEIFSEEFLDGIDHQQPIKTLRDSYQQPNDATALNRMLWMDWKKTLHDNDLVKVNRMCELAGVGVDYPLLDDELIDFSCRIPSSMKINNGKLRWFYKEAVSGFLPQEIIEKTKQGFGLPFGVWTSEHAGLRSLAYSSLESIKKRGIFKVSFIEQTIQMHKGVHAKFYGELVWILMMLEFWLDEHGK